A single Pseudoalteromonas phenolica DNA region contains:
- a CDS encoding DUF6279 family lipoprotein: MKKHYLLLLFILLTGCSTKFAYKNADWLAYWYVDDYVSLNDAQEDLLDEHLKTWLDWHKSNELPAYIAHLKQIREDIEQGNITPARIAYHNDKAVAHWHSVRAEIVPDLVALAPSLTEKQVNNLFEELAEQEKEKQEKRAKLSDEKRQKRWFTRTENSLENWLGYITSSQNKMVKSLYLAQSPTSDLWSDYRASYQASLKTVLLNIVSESKDKDKLKSLLLNPESFRSDELNKLNEQNRQSYHDFLYGIYLSLTDNQKQHLLSEIDDLIEDISELSR; the protein is encoded by the coding sequence ATGAAAAAGCATTACTTACTCTTATTATTCATACTGTTAACAGGCTGCTCGACTAAGTTTGCTTATAAGAATGCGGACTGGTTAGCTTATTGGTATGTTGACGATTATGTGTCATTAAACGATGCCCAAGAAGACCTACTTGATGAGCACCTAAAAACTTGGCTTGATTGGCATAAAAGCAACGAATTGCCTGCTTATATCGCCCATTTAAAACAAATCAGAGAAGACATAGAACAAGGAAACATCACCCCAGCGCGTATTGCCTACCATAACGATAAAGCCGTTGCGCATTGGCATTCTGTACGTGCAGAGATTGTACCCGACCTAGTCGCTTTAGCGCCCAGCTTAACTGAAAAACAAGTAAATAATCTGTTCGAAGAACTGGCAGAGCAAGAAAAAGAAAAACAAGAGAAGCGTGCAAAACTCAGTGATGAAAAACGCCAAAAACGTTGGTTTACTCGCACGGAGAATTCACTAGAAAATTGGTTAGGCTATATCACTTCGTCACAGAATAAAATGGTCAAATCACTGTACCTTGCTCAATCGCCAACATCAGATCTTTGGTCAGATTATCGAGCAAGTTATCAAGCCTCTCTCAAAACAGTGTTATTAAATATTGTTTCTGAGAGTAAAGATAAAGACAAACTTAAATCGCTGTTACTAAACCCTGAATCATTTCGTAGCGACGAGCTAAACAAGTTAAACGAACAAAATCGTCAAAGTTACCATGATTTTTTATATGGTATTTATCTCAGTTTAACTGACAATCAAAAGCAGCATCTATTGTCTGAAATTGATGATTTAATTGAAGATATTTCTGAACTTTCACGATAG
- a CDS encoding S41 family peptidase yields the protein MKSFLTITLLLMSLSAKASNIDIDRAALIVELKERIAKNYVDVSKVVCINNSLSKLSPEVYSPLSDEKFISLITKTLEKHDAHFSFQEKPDQTSKQPAKESWFSRLSRSNSGFNSVENLTGGVGYINFWGFDSVNDKSRERVTAVMQLLSDSQAIIIDLRNNGGGSAEMVQLISSYFLEGKVHLNTFYSRPSDSKVEFWTFDKVPTIFKQDVPVYILTSKKTFSAAEEFAYNFKHLKRATLIGEKTKGSANPWQWFEVGASHRVAVPTSMAINPITQKNWEGVGVQPDINTVADNALDIAYKKALLDIKSRTKNRFLTDEINIELSKLEKKQRQL from the coding sequence ATGAAGAGCTTCTTAACAATAACGCTTTTGCTTATGAGTTTGTCGGCAAAAGCCAGCAATATCGATATAGACAGAGCCGCACTTATCGTTGAACTAAAAGAACGAATAGCAAAAAACTATGTTGATGTTAGTAAGGTAGTGTGTATCAACAACAGCTTATCCAAGCTTTCCCCTGAGGTGTATTCGCCTCTTTCAGACGAAAAATTTATTTCCCTAATAACAAAAACATTAGAGAAGCATGATGCGCATTTTTCTTTTCAAGAAAAGCCTGACCAAACGAGCAAACAACCTGCTAAAGAAAGCTGGTTTAGCCGCTTATCAAGGAGCAACTCTGGCTTTAACTCTGTTGAAAACTTAACAGGCGGTGTTGGCTATATTAATTTTTGGGGATTCGACTCCGTCAATGATAAATCACGAGAACGAGTCACTGCGGTTATGCAGCTGTTATCTGATAGCCAAGCCATCATCATAGATTTAAGAAATAATGGTGGAGGTAGCGCAGAAATGGTGCAGTTAATCAGTAGTTATTTTCTGGAAGGAAAAGTGCATTTAAATACCTTTTATTCACGACCCTCTGACTCAAAAGTTGAGTTTTGGACGTTTGATAAAGTGCCTACCATTTTTAAACAAGACGTTCCCGTTTATATTCTAACCAGTAAAAAGACATTTTCTGCCGCAGAAGAATTCGCTTACAACTTTAAACACTTAAAACGCGCAACCTTAATCGGAGAAAAAACCAAAGGCAGTGCAAACCCTTGGCAATGGTTCGAAGTAGGTGCATCTCATCGAGTAGCCGTTCCGACTTCAATGGCAATTAACCCTATCACACAAAAAAACTGGGAAGGTGTGGGCGTTCAACCTGATATAAACACAGTCGCAGACAACGCCTTAGATATTGCCTATAAAAAAGCATTGCTAGACATTAAATCTAGAACAAAAAATAGATTTTTAACTGATGAAATCAATATTGAGTTATCCAAGTTAGAAAAGAAGCAACGACAGCTTTAA
- a CDS encoding cold-shock protein, protein MSKVTGTVKWFNESKGFGFIAQESGADVFAHFSAISGDGFKTLVEGQKVEFTVTQGQKGPQAENIVVL, encoded by the coding sequence ATGTCTAAAGTAACTGGTACAGTTAAGTGGTTCAACGAATCTAAAGGTTTTGGTTTCATCGCTCAAGAGTCTGGCGCAGACGTATTTGCACACTTTAGTGCAATTTCTGGCGACGGTTTCAAAACTCTAGTTGAAGGCCAAAAAGTTGAGTTCACTGTAACTCAAGGTCAAAAAGGTCCTCAAGCTGAGAACATCGTAGTACTTTAA
- a CDS encoding exonuclease domain-containing protein has translation MSKSSYFLKIFLEWMVTRQQLDSSEYLKYDNCIDIQLLFVMKALPEKYYLSHFNELMNFLRSTSMHLFTDKQRQQLEKLSVLNESALCLLLRIVNRKSEFVFKEHLNYDEITDVERALNELLDAELVKFATHKPPHELIKELKKQDLQQVCINSNLENTPVKSAKKQAWVEALLQQAQSIHVQQCSVFNRYVYSDFKPIFELCLFIYFGKLGGTLSQFSMRDLGVLNVHEKTNTQINAHFDEQEEAQTAFYFSKLLQSLKTLSDDEKLTLAHTLASSDFLQPTGFQAESKYNTLTYKLAVFCLPEHSQLATQLMTLSGHVSAQEKLVRTLYAQGDIEACKQKLDDIIEHSADEGLLIFAEDFSRRKFGAERTSILTNMLRSAGEAIPLDEAFVGSPEQGLIDNYARQGITAIHCENAIWRALFCLTFWPELYEHELSGLGNEFSRLPKPIKENIFYDIFEANIEKRLSSFSSSQDLCTWLLKQTTAHYGKPNGFIAWYESLFDELSLLVKYASIDALCAHLRAMAKNYKGLKDGYPDLICVKGADLFCVEVKAPGDSLRRNQLVTMNQLLKAGFDVSIKKIEWQIDPAQPYVIIDVETTGGKKEYERITEVAMVKVIGEEIVEHWSSLVNPNKHIPKYITELTGIDNQMVRDAPEFVDIAEHIASFTKGCIFVAHNVNFDMGFIRAEFARCGMYYKRAKLCTVSLGRKFIPGHKSYSLGNICRDLGISLVGHHRALNDAMATAELFIKINKSRIT, from the coding sequence TTGAGTAAGTCCAGTTATTTCTTAAAAATTTTTCTTGAGTGGATGGTAACTAGACAGCAACTGGACAGCTCAGAGTATCTGAAATATGATAACTGTATTGATATACAGTTGTTGTTTGTTATGAAAGCCCTACCTGAAAAGTATTACTTGTCACATTTCAATGAATTAATGAATTTCTTGCGCTCGACAAGTATGCATCTATTCACTGATAAACAACGGCAGCAATTAGAAAAATTGTCTGTATTAAATGAGTCGGCGCTGTGTTTGTTACTGCGTATCGTAAATAGAAAAAGTGAGTTTGTTTTTAAAGAGCACTTAAACTACGACGAAATAACAGATGTTGAGCGGGCTCTCAATGAGCTACTTGATGCTGAGCTAGTTAAGTTTGCAACTCATAAACCACCTCATGAGTTAATAAAGGAGCTGAAAAAACAAGATCTTCAGCAAGTATGTATTAATTCAAACCTAGAGAACACGCCGGTTAAATCAGCCAAAAAGCAAGCTTGGGTAGAGGCACTTCTACAGCAAGCACAAAGTATTCATGTACAGCAGTGCTCGGTGTTTAATCGTTATGTGTATTCTGATTTTAAGCCTATTTTTGAGCTCTGCTTGTTCATTTATTTTGGCAAATTGGGTGGCACGCTTTCGCAGTTTTCCATGCGCGATCTGGGTGTTTTAAATGTTCATGAGAAAACGAATACACAAATAAACGCCCATTTTGACGAGCAAGAAGAAGCACAAACCGCTTTTTATTTCTCTAAATTACTACAGTCTTTAAAAACATTGAGTGATGATGAAAAACTGACATTGGCACACACCCTTGCAAGTTCTGATTTTCTCCAACCAACAGGTTTCCAAGCCGAATCTAAATACAACACACTGACTTATAAACTCGCCGTGTTTTGTCTGCCTGAGCATTCACAGCTTGCTACACAATTAATGACGCTTAGCGGTCATGTCAGTGCACAAGAAAAGTTAGTGAGAACTTTATATGCTCAGGGGGATATAGAGGCTTGCAAGCAAAAACTTGACGATATTATTGAACACTCAGCAGACGAAGGCTTATTAATCTTCGCCGAAGATTTCTCAAGAAGAAAGTTTGGTGCTGAGCGCACTTCAATTTTAACAAATATGCTCAGAAGTGCAGGGGAGGCTATCCCATTAGATGAAGCATTTGTTGGCTCGCCAGAGCAGGGGCTGATAGATAACTATGCTCGCCAAGGGATCACCGCGATTCATTGCGAGAATGCGATTTGGCGTGCACTATTTTGTTTAACATTTTGGCCCGAACTTTATGAACACGAACTCAGTGGATTAGGTAATGAATTTTCTCGATTACCTAAACCAATCAAAGAAAATATTTTTTACGACATATTTGAAGCAAATATTGAAAAACGTTTATCTAGTTTTTCGAGTAGTCAAGACTTATGCACTTGGTTGCTAAAACAAACCACAGCCCATTACGGCAAGCCCAACGGTTTTATTGCTTGGTACGAGAGCTTGTTTGATGAGCTCTCACTATTAGTAAAGTATGCGTCCATTGATGCGCTTTGTGCGCACCTTCGAGCCATGGCAAAAAATTACAAAGGTCTAAAAGATGGCTATCCAGATCTTATTTGTGTTAAAGGCGCCGACCTGTTTTGTGTCGAAGTAAAAGCACCGGGTGACAGTTTAAGACGCAATCAACTGGTGACCATGAACCAGTTATTAAAAGCAGGCTTTGATGTCTCGATTAAAAAAATCGAATGGCAAATTGATCCCGCCCAGCCTTATGTGATCATCGACGTAGAAACCACTGGGGGTAAAAAAGAATATGAACGAATTACCGAAGTGGCGATGGTTAAAGTCATTGGTGAAGAGATTGTTGAGCATTGGAGTTCATTAGTTAATCCGAACAAACACATACCAAAATACATTACCGAATTAACAGGCATTGATAATCAAATGGTTCGCGATGCGCCTGAGTTTGTTGATATTGCCGAACATATAGCATCATTTACAAAGGGCTGTATTTTTGTTGCTCATAACGTGAATTTTGATATGGGGTTTATTCGCGCTGAGTTTGCACGCTGTGGCATGTATTATAAACGGGCTAAGTTATGTACCGTGTCACTCGGCCGCAAGTTTATTCCGGGGCATAAATCATATTCTTTGGGCAATATATGCAGAGATTTAGGTATTAGCCTTGTCGGGCATCACCGCGCATTAAATGATGCGATGGCGACCGCTGAGTTGTTCATTAAGATTAATAAATCTCGTATAACTTAG
- a CDS encoding YybH family protein, whose protein sequence is MTEQQVLEACKEGIATWQKAFNNQDAKGCAEQYNDNAVMQARPFGTFEGRQMIESFWQGIIDQGFRDVEYTNVEWRKFDDTSFILTSKWTMNKAFGVVHRELWRIEADGKARLIEDEFEVQGER, encoded by the coding sequence GTGACCGAGCAACAAGTACTAGAGGCATGCAAAGAAGGGATCGCAACATGGCAAAAAGCCTTCAACAACCAAGACGCTAAAGGCTGTGCTGAGCAATATAATGATAATGCTGTTATGCAAGCGCGACCATTTGGCACCTTTGAAGGCAGGCAAATGATAGAGTCATTCTGGCAAGGCATTATTGATCAAGGCTTCCGAGATGTTGAATATACTAATGTAGAGTGGCGCAAATTTGATGATACGAGCTTCATTTTGACTTCAAAATGGACCATGAATAAAGCATTTGGTGTTGTGCATCGTGAACTATGGCGTATTGAAGCAGATGGCAAAGCGCGTCTTATTGAAGATGAATTCGAAGTTCAGGGTGAACGTTAA
- a CDS encoding LysR family transcriptional regulator: protein MKRLKQMMIFAAIVEAGSISAAGEQLSLSKSVISQNLKDLEHALGVILLKRTTRKLSLTDAGNRFYLQCKEINLIASNAWEQAQTFLNEPKGRVRITAPNALMETLVTPVIAELIKRYPDLKPELINADEQLDFMEHDIDLAIRVGRSSDSSLTQKRIGSFKDVLCGMPEFAGQQLGSIPYIANVWQGKKVSHTFVKENKEVQQFSTEAQCITNSFYSCISLLKAGAGIGVVPDFYLSKFADELVAVNSELILPSNPVFAMHPYGKNQPLNVRVCTEAITEQLTKLVAQSNN from the coding sequence ATGAAACGTTTAAAACAAATGATGATTTTTGCCGCGATAGTTGAAGCTGGATCTATCTCCGCAGCAGGAGAGCAACTATCACTCTCAAAGTCAGTGATCAGCCAAAACTTAAAAGACCTTGAGCATGCGCTTGGGGTTATTTTGTTAAAACGTACAACGCGAAAGTTGTCTCTCACAGATGCGGGAAATCGGTTTTATTTGCAATGCAAAGAAATCAATCTGATTGCCAGTAATGCATGGGAACAGGCTCAAACTTTTCTAAATGAACCTAAAGGGCGAGTAAGGATCACAGCGCCAAATGCTTTGATGGAAACTTTAGTGACACCAGTGATTGCTGAGCTGATAAAGCGCTACCCAGACCTGAAACCTGAATTGATAAACGCCGATGAGCAGTTAGACTTTATGGAGCATGATATTGACTTGGCAATTAGAGTTGGCCGGTCTTCTGACAGCAGTCTAACGCAAAAGCGCATTGGCTCATTCAAAGATGTACTTTGTGGTATGCCAGAGTTTGCTGGTCAGCAATTAGGCTCGATACCCTATATTGCCAATGTGTGGCAAGGTAAAAAGGTTTCGCACACCTTTGTGAAAGAGAATAAAGAAGTGCAGCAATTCTCTACAGAGGCACAATGTATAACGAACTCGTTTTACTCATGTATATCATTGCTTAAAGCGGGTGCGGGCATTGGAGTTGTGCCTGATTTTTATTTGTCTAAATTTGCCGATGAGCTGGTGGCTGTAAATTCTGAATTAATCCTGCCTAGTAACCCTGTTTTCGCAATGCATCCTTATGGCAAAAATCAACCATTGAATGTCAGAGTGTGTACTGAAGCGATAACAGAGCAACTAACAAAATTAGTTGCTCAAAGTAACAATTAA
- a CDS encoding tyrosine-protein phosphatase, with translation MSLHPFDKLTVKNDISFLFTPCPGIKDANLVDSVTQLKAAGASAIVTLMSDEELEENNASTLGEVCANQDITWFQLPISDDKGPDERFFDAWHKQKSALLTLLNTSATVAVHCKGGSGRTGLMIAILLVELGYSKAEAKEKVQAMRPKALSKPDQVSFFELYQA, from the coding sequence ATGTCTTTACATCCATTTGATAAATTAACCGTAAAAAACGACATTAGTTTTTTGTTCACGCCTTGCCCAGGAATCAAAGACGCGAATTTAGTCGACTCTGTAACGCAATTAAAAGCGGCTGGTGCCAGTGCCATTGTGACGCTGATGTCAGATGAAGAGCTTGAAGAGAATAATGCCTCTACGCTCGGTGAAGTCTGTGCTAACCAAGACATCACTTGGTTTCAATTACCTATTTCTGATGATAAAGGACCTGATGAACGATTTTTTGATGCTTGGCATAAGCAAAAATCAGCGCTGCTGACTTTACTGAATACATCGGCAACTGTCGCTGTACATTGTAAAGGCGGCTCTGGTCGCACAGGTTTAATGATAGCCATATTGCTCGTTGAGCTGGGCTACAGCAAAGCTGAAGCGAAAGAAAAAGTACAAGCAATGCGCCCTAAGGCGCTCAGTAAGCCTGATCAAGTATCATTCTTTGAGCTTTATCAAGCTTAA
- a CDS encoding metalloregulator ArsR/SmtB family transcription factor, whose translation MEPVQFYKCLADETRLKSLLLIEKEQELCVCELMAALEESQPKISRHLAQLRKCGLLTDKRQGQWVFYSINSELPEWAKTVLSSTTENNPEFLANDLARLNEMGDRPARVSACCP comes from the coding sequence ATGGAACCTGTACAATTTTATAAATGTCTTGCCGATGAAACTCGCTTGAAAAGCTTGCTTCTTATAGAGAAAGAGCAAGAGCTGTGTGTTTGTGAATTAATGGCAGCACTTGAAGAAAGCCAGCCCAAAATATCGCGTCACTTAGCTCAGCTCAGAAAATGCGGATTACTTACCGACAAGCGTCAGGGTCAATGGGTCTTTTACAGCATTAACAGCGAACTCCCAGAGTGGGCTAAAACTGTGTTGAGCAGCACCACGGAGAATAACCCTGAATTTTTAGCAAATGACTTGGCGCGCTTAAATGAAATGGGTGACAGACCAGCCCGTGTTTCTGCCTGTTGCCCATAA
- a CDS encoding efflux RND transporter periplasmic adaptor subunit, which yields MNKLSYTLSAVALALVLSGCGQSNAQQGQQPPPLTIDVANVQLEEVQSWHTFTTRLEAPERVVLKPRVSGQLKSMAFKEGERVEKGQLLFSIDPRPFSTQVESLKAQLVSAEAALSQAQGEAERAQRLVAKNAMSTEQADQRDATLRRAIANKNAIAAQLEKAQLDLEFSQVTAPISGVISRADVTQGNYVSAGDTALTTIVSDDLVYAYFDVDERTWSKQFAGMNADTGVMVQLQRINSQQPIAGKVDFIDNEINPTTGTLRVRAVFDAQAHNLKPGAFARISMAAQTPKTLAIVPERAIGTDLKNRFVLTVDENNTLQYRLVELGERYGAYRAIKSGLVRGDRIAVNGPARVGPGMPITPNKVAFNFENTQFVLKSTNTSSDLLVSAAK from the coding sequence ATGAACAAACTTAGCTATACACTTAGCGCAGTTGCTTTAGCCTTAGTGCTGAGTGGCTGTGGTCAATCGAATGCACAACAAGGCCAACAACCGCCGCCATTAACTATTGATGTGGCTAACGTCCAATTAGAAGAAGTTCAGTCTTGGCATACGTTCACGACTCGCTTAGAAGCCCCTGAACGTGTTGTTCTTAAACCACGCGTTTCTGGTCAGCTTAAAAGCATGGCATTCAAAGAAGGTGAGCGCGTAGAAAAGGGTCAATTACTTTTTAGTATTGACCCTCGTCCATTTTCAACTCAGGTTGAAAGCTTGAAAGCACAACTTGTAAGTGCAGAAGCAGCATTAAGCCAAGCGCAAGGCGAAGCGGAGCGCGCACAACGTTTGGTTGCTAAAAATGCCATGTCGACAGAGCAAGCAGATCAACGCGACGCGACTTTGCGTCGTGCCATCGCAAACAAAAATGCCATTGCTGCACAGCTTGAAAAAGCGCAATTAGACCTAGAGTTTAGCCAAGTAACTGCGCCTATCAGCGGCGTTATTTCTCGTGCAGATGTCACGCAAGGTAACTATGTGAGTGCGGGCGATACAGCCCTTACAACCATTGTTTCTGATGACTTAGTTTATGCGTATTTTGATGTAGACGAACGCACTTGGAGCAAGCAGTTTGCTGGCATGAATGCAGATACTGGCGTGATGGTGCAATTACAACGTATCAATAGCCAACAGCCAATTGCAGGTAAAGTCGACTTTATTGATAACGAAATCAACCCAACAACTGGTACGTTGCGTGTTCGTGCAGTTTTTGACGCGCAAGCGCATAACTTAAAGCCGGGTGCCTTTGCACGTATTTCAATGGCTGCACAAACGCCAAAAACTTTGGCAATTGTACCGGAGCGCGCAATTGGTACTGATCTCAAGAACCGCTTTGTTTTAACCGTCGATGAAAATAACACCTTGCAATATCGCTTGGTTGAGCTTGGTGAGCGCTACGGGGCGTATCGTGCCATTAAAAGTGGTTTAGTACGTGGCGACCGCATTGCAGTCAATGGTCCTGCACGCGTTGGTCCGGGTATGCCAATTACACCGAATAAGGTGGCATTTAATTTTGAGAATACTCAGTTTGTTCTTAAGTCTACAAATACCTCAAGTGATTTATTAGTTAGCGCAGCGAAGTAG
- a CDS encoding efflux RND transporter permease subunit, whose translation MNFSHFFISRPIFAAMLSLIFVITGAISLFQLPVSEYPEVVPPTVVVNATYPGANPKVISQTVATPLEQELNGLENMLYHSSQATSDGRLTLTVTFALGTDLDQAQVQVQNRVNNALPRLPQEVQRLGVTAQKSSPNLAMVVHLVSPDGAQDTAYMANYADIYIKDELKRLPGVGDLQLFGGSKYSMRVWLNPDALAARNLTATDVMGALRTQNQQVAAGSLGAQPSPEENQFQILLNVKGRLESIEEFEQVIIKVGENGQLTRLKDIAKIELGQENYALRAMLDNQPALAMPVFQRPGSNAIQLSDDVRETMARLQQDFPAGMTYEIAYDPTVFVRGSIDAVIATLAEAILLVVVVVVLFLQTWRASIIPLIAVPVSLVGTFAIMQLLGVSINTLSLFGLVLAIGIVVDDAIVVVENVERNIADGHSPFEATKIAMSEVTGPIIAIAFVLCAVFIPTAFITGLSGQFYKQFALTITISTLISAFNSLTLSPALSAILLKPHDAPQDKLTKLLNALFGTWLFKPFNRLFDKGAQGYEKVVKKLIRMSVVVGVVYLALVGSTIGLFNSVPGGFIPQQDKQYLVAVAQLPDAASLDRTEEVIKQMQEIALEVPGVAHTVAFPGLSVNGFTNSTNSGIVFTPLDDFSERNDPSLSAFAIAMQLNQRFAAIDEAFVAVFPPPPILGLGTTGGFKLQIEDRSNQGFEALFAALQATIGAAQKDPALMGLYSSFRIQVPQMDINIDREQALIQGIPLDEVFNALQVYLGSAYVNDFNMFGRTYQVKAQAEAKFRSKKEQINNLKVRNAAGLMVPLGSVVTVEETTGPDRVMHYNGYVTAELNGSPAPGYSSDQAQQAIEAVLAKTLPEGITYEWTEVTYQQILAGNTMVYVFPLVVVLVFMVLAAQYESLRLPLSIILIVPMTIFSALAGVYMLGGDNNIFTQIALIVLVALASKNAILMVEFARDKHLQGATHLEAIIEACRLRLRPILMTSIAFTAGVVPLVLASGAGAEMRQAMGNAVFFGMIGVTVFGLLFTPVFYRLVTAKEQ comes from the coding sequence ATGAACTTTTCACACTTTTTTATCTCAAGGCCCATATTCGCGGCCATGCTCTCTCTGATCTTCGTGATCACTGGAGCAATTTCATTGTTTCAGCTACCAGTAAGTGAGTATCCAGAAGTGGTACCACCTACGGTTGTGGTAAACGCAACGTATCCGGGTGCCAACCCAAAAGTTATCTCACAAACAGTTGCAACGCCCCTTGAGCAAGAGCTAAATGGCTTAGAGAATATGCTTTATCACTCTTCTCAAGCTACCAGTGATGGCCGTTTGACGTTAACTGTGACATTTGCACTGGGGACTGATCTTGACCAAGCGCAAGTACAGGTTCAAAACCGTGTAAATAACGCTTTGCCGCGTTTACCACAGGAAGTGCAACGTTTAGGTGTGACGGCACAAAAGTCGTCACCAAACTTGGCGATGGTGGTGCACTTGGTTTCACCTGATGGCGCTCAAGATACCGCTTATATGGCCAACTATGCTGATATTTATATCAAAGATGAGCTTAAGCGTTTACCGGGTGTGGGTGACTTACAGCTATTTGGTGGCTCAAAATATTCAATGCGTGTGTGGTTAAATCCAGATGCATTAGCGGCTCGTAACCTCACAGCGACAGATGTAATGGGCGCTTTGCGTACGCAAAACCAACAAGTGGCTGCGGGTTCTTTAGGTGCACAACCTTCGCCTGAAGAAAACCAATTTCAAATTCTGTTAAACGTTAAAGGGCGTTTAGAAAGCATCGAAGAATTTGAGCAAGTCATTATCAAAGTGGGTGAAAACGGTCAGCTTACGCGTCTTAAAGACATCGCTAAAATTGAACTGGGCCAAGAGAACTACGCATTGCGAGCTATGCTAGATAACCAGCCAGCACTCGCGATGCCGGTATTTCAGCGCCCTGGCTCAAACGCAATTCAGCTGTCGGATGATGTGCGTGAAACTATGGCGCGTTTGCAGCAAGATTTTCCTGCAGGCATGACGTATGAAATTGCTTATGACCCAACAGTTTTCGTACGCGGCTCAATCGATGCCGTGATTGCAACCCTGGCTGAAGCGATTCTATTGGTTGTTGTGGTCGTAGTGTTGTTCTTACAAACTTGGCGCGCCTCTATTATTCCTCTAATTGCTGTGCCAGTTTCATTGGTTGGTACTTTTGCCATCATGCAATTACTAGGTGTGTCTATTAATACCTTGTCGCTGTTTGGTCTTGTGTTGGCAATCGGTATTGTTGTGGATGATGCCATTGTTGTTGTTGAAAACGTTGAGCGTAATATTGCCGATGGTCATAGCCCATTTGAGGCCACAAAAATCGCGATGAGTGAAGTAACAGGCCCAATTATCGCGATTGCGTTTGTACTGTGTGCGGTATTCATCCCTACGGCGTTTATTACCGGTCTTTCAGGACAATTTTATAAGCAGTTTGCATTAACCATTACTATTTCAACACTTATTTCAGCGTTTAACTCATTAACGTTATCACCTGCATTGTCGGCAATTTTATTAAAGCCACATGATGCACCACAAGATAAGCTGACAAAACTGCTGAACGCGTTATTCGGTACTTGGTTATTCAAACCATTCAACCGCTTATTCGATAAAGGCGCACAAGGCTACGAAAAAGTTGTGAAAAAGCTGATCCGTATGAGTGTGGTTGTCGGTGTGGTGTATCTTGCTTTAGTTGGCTCAACAATTGGCTTATTTAACTCTGTACCGGGTGGCTTTATTCCTCAGCAAGACAAGCAATATTTAGTTGCAGTGGCACAACTGCCTGATGCGGCAAGTCTTGATAGAACTGAAGAAGTTATTAAGCAAATGCAAGAGATTGCCTTGGAAGTACCGGGCGTTGCGCATACGGTTGCTTTCCCTGGTTTATCGGTAAATGGCTTCACCAACAGCACCAATAGCGGCATTGTCTTCACGCCACTGGATGATTTTAGCGAACGTAATGACCCTAGCTTGTCAGCCTTTGCCATTGCCATGCAATTAAACCAACGTTTTGCTGCCATTGATGAAGCGTTTGTGGCTGTATTCCCACCACCGCCAATTCTGGGTTTAGGCACAACGGGTGGCTTTAAGCTTCAAATTGAAGACAGAAGTAACCAAGGGTTTGAAGCGCTGTTTGCTGCACTGCAAGCAACCATTGGCGCTGCACAAAAAGATCCAGCACTCATGGGCTTATATTCAAGCTTTAGAATTCAAGTACCGCAAATGGACATTAACATTGACCGTGAGCAAGCGCTAATTCAAGGCATTCCGTTAGACGAAGTATTCAACGCACTGCAAGTCTATTTGGGTTCTGCATACGTGAATGATTTCAATATGTTTGGCCGTACTTATCAAGTAAAAGCGCAAGCTGAAGCGAAGTTTAGGTCGAAGAAAGAGCAGATCAACAACTTAAAAGTGCGCAATGCTGCAGGTCTCATGGTTCCTCTAGGTTCTGTTGTGACTGTAGAAGAAACCACAGGTCCTGATCGTGTGATGCACTATAACGGTTATGTTACCGCTGAATTGAACGGCAGCCCTGCACCGGGTTATAGCTCAGATCAAGCGCAACAAGCGATTGAAGCGGTACTGGCGAAAACACTGCCAGAAGGGATCACCTATGAGTGGACTGAGGTGACGTATCAACAGATCTTAGCGGGTAATACTATGGTGTATGTATTCCCACTGGTGGTTGTATTGGTCTTCATGGTATTGGCAGCGCAATATGAAAGCTTACGTTTACCGTTGTCGATTATTTTAATTGTACCAATGACGATTTTCTCAGCGCTAGCAGGTGTATACATGCTCGGTGGCGATAATAATATCTTTACGCAAATTGCTTTGATTGTACTGGTTGCGCTGGCTTCTAAGAATGCAATCTTAATGGTCGAATTTGCCAGAGATAAGCATTTACAAGGTGCAACGCATCTAGAGGCGATTATTGAAGCGTGTCGTTTACGTCTTCGTCCAATACTGATGACATCAATTGCCTTTACGGCAGGTGTAGTACCTCTGGTACTGGCATCAGGTGCAGGGGCTGAAATGCGTCAAGCAATGGGTAATGCTGTATTCTTCGGCATGATTGGTGTAACGGTATTTGGCTTGTTATTCACGCCAGTATTCTATCGTCTAGTAACGGCTAAGGAGCAATAA